Within the Novosphingobium sp. SL115 genome, the region TGGACCGAGGTTGGCGGCGAACTGCTGACCATCGAAAGCGTGACCGTGCCGGGCAAGGGCGCGGCAAAGACCACCGGCAAGCTGGGCGAAGTGATGAGCGAGAGCGTCCAAATGGCGTTCAGCTTCGTCAAGGCGCGCAGCCCGGCCTATGGCATCAAGCCTTCGATCTTCCAGCGCAAGGATCTGCACATCCACCTGCCCGAAGGCGCCGTGCCCAAGGACGGGCCAAGCGCGGGTATCGGCATGGTCACCGCCATGGTTTCCACGCTTACCGGCATTCCGGTGCGGGCAGACGTGGCGATGACCGGCGAGGTTACGCTGCGTGGCCGTGTTTTGGCGATTGGCGGGCTGAAAGAAAAGCTGCTTGCGGCCTTGCGCGGGGGCATCAAGACCGTGCTGATCCCGGAAGAGAACCGCAAGGATCTGGCCGAAATTCCCGCCAATATCCGCGAAGGGTTGGACATCATTCCTGTTGCCCACGTTGATGAAGTGCTGGCGCGTGCGTTGACTGCGATGCCGGAGCCTGTCGAATGGACTGAAGCCGATGACCTTGCCACGCAACCGGCCCCGGTCGCTGCGGCACCGGTGTCGTCAAAGACCGCGCATTGAAGTTTGGGGCAGGCGACACGGCATAACCTCGTCAGCCTGCCCAGACGACAAAGTGTTGGGTCAAGTGCCGGATTTCGGGGTGGAATCCGTGGGTTTCATCGCATTTGGCTTTGACAGGCGGGCGGTTCTCCGCTCTCTTCCCGCGCACCCGAAAGGCGATTCAAACCCAAACTTTCCCAAGAAAAAGATTTAGGGGGTTCCGCAATGAACAAAAACGATCTGATCGGCGCAGTTGCCGATGCCAGTGGCCTGTCGAAGGGCGATGCGACCAAGGCTGTAGAAGCTGTTTTCGAATCGATCTCCAGTGTGCTGGCAAAGGGCGAAGAAGTGCGCCTGGTCGGTTTCGGCACTTTCTCGGTTGCCAAGCGCAAAGCGTCCACCGGGCGCAACCCGCGAACTGGCGAACCGATGTCAATCAAGGCTTCTGCCCAGCCCAAGTTCAAGGCTGGCAAGGGCCTGAAAGACGCCGTGAATTGACGGTATAACGGTGCGGTATCCGCTGCGCCGATGGCATTGAAAAAGCCGCGCTGCTCGCATGAGCCGCGCGGCTTTTTCTTGCCCGTCCCGATTGTTCAGTGGGCGATTTTTATCAGGGCCGTGGGCGCAGCAGTGGTGCGGGCGTTCACTTTCCACTCCAGCTTGCGCCCCAGCGGCGAAGATACCGGTCCGTCATCGGTGTTGTTGGCCAGAATCTCGCCATCGCTGACCAGCGTCAGCACACCGTCCAGCACTGGCTGGCTATCGCCACCGTTTCTCCCGCTCTTTTCGTCCGCCACAGCAGCGGCCATGCCCATCAGCGGAGAATTTGATGCGTTCGACGCGAAAGCAGGCGCTTCCACCCTGACGCTGCCGTCGACGCGGCGGATGATGGTGACAAAAGGCGCAACCATTGGGAATTTTTCGATGGTGGGGAAGGTGAAGTCATGATCGAGGCGGCCCGCTATTGCGAACTCTACCTCGAAACGGCCATCACCCTTGTCGATCACTGACTTCCACCCTTTCTGGCGGCGCAGTCGTTCGGCAAATTCCTGTGCGGCGCGTGGATCGCTGGGGTCCAGCCCGCCGAACATGGTCTTCATCATCTTTTCTTCGGAAGCCTTGCGCTCTTGTGCCGCGGCTTTGTTGGCTACCTGTTCATCGTCCCATACCTGCTTCTGTTCGGCCAGTTCGTCATCCGTGCAGGTGCGTTCCTCGCCGGTTTCGTCGTTATAGCAGGTCGACGGCTCGAACGTTGCATCAGCCGTGTCCTTGTTACGTTCGTTCGCAGCCATTTTGGACAGCGCCAGGACATGAATGTCTCCTTTGTAGGAGAAATCGAACGACCCGTCCTTGCGCAGGGCAATGTCGGACACGAACTTGCCGGGCAGCAAGACGCATCCGGCCAGCAGGATAACAGCAGCCAAAGTAGCCGCAATTGCACCATAACGCCGCATAATTCCCTCCCTCAGGCGTGCTTCAGTCGTCGCGGGTGGCGACTGCATAAAGCGCAATTGCCGCAGCATTCGAGACGTTCAGGCTTTCAATCGCCGAAGCAATCGGGAGGCGCGCGATCGAATCGCAATGCTGGGCGACATTGTGGCGCAGGCCTTCGCCTTCCGCGCCCAGCACCAGCACCACTGGCCCGGCGGGAACCGCGGATGGGAACACCGCCTTGCCATCGCCATCAAGGCCGATTCGCCAGTATCCGGCTTCGGACATGCGTTCCAGCGCGCGCGAAAGGTTTACCACCCGCACCCATGGCACCGTTTCCAGCGCACCCGATGCCGATTTGGCCAGCGTGCCCGATTCGAGCGGGGCATTGCGGTCCTGCGTGACCAGCGCGGCCACGTTGAACGCCGCGCACGACCGCAGAATTGCGCCGACGTTGTGCGGATCGGTGACCGAATCGAGCACGACAAGGGTGCGGCCGTCCGATTCTTCGAGAACGTCATCCAGCGCCACATCATCCAGCGGCGCGCAATCCAGCACAAGTCCCTGATGTGGCGCGTCGCGCGCAACCAACCGCCCCAGATCGGCCGCCTGTGCGTATTCCACAGGCAGCGATGCGGGCAGTTCGGCATCGTGCGCGTCCAGCATGGCCTGAATCGCCTCGCGCGTTCCCCACAGTTTCTTGGCGGTGCGATTGGGGTTGGTCAGCGCCGCTTCGATGGCGTGGCGGCCCCACAGGCGGATCGCGCCCGCACTGCCCCGGCCAGAGCCGCGCCCGCCCTGCATGCGCCCTGCACGGCCGCGCAGGGCCTTTCCTTTGGGTTGATCGTCGTGGCGGGGCATGTGGCACCTTTTCCTGAAGCATTGAATAATTCGTGCCGCGCATGCCAGCCTACCCATTGACAGGCAAGAGATGCTTCGCCAAAGGGACCGCCTCTCGGCCGGACGGTCTCCTCGGAGATCATCAAAATCGGTCTTCCTTTCGAGGAAAACCGGCACCGGCAGCACTGGTGTGGACAGGTGGCCGAGTGGTTAATGGCAGCAGACTGTAAATCTGCCCGCGAGAGCGTACGCTGGTTCGAATCCAGCCCTGTCCACCACCGCCGCCCCTCTGGCAGCCGCCCTTCAGGGGCGGCAATGTTGCAAATAAATTCATGCAATCTGGATGATCTGTCGATTTAATCGACCAATTAATATGCATTGCATGTGGAGCGTCGTTGCGTCAGTCATGGTGCATGACCACGATCAGAATTCCCGTGCAGGGCGGGTTGCACATCATTGCCGACGAACTGGGCATGCGCGGCGCGCCGACGGTGATACTGGGGCACGGTGGCGGCCAGACGCGGCATAGCTGGGACCGGGCGGGGCATGAGCTGGCTGCGGCTGGCTATCATGTCATCAATTATGATCTTCTGGGCCATGGAGAGAGCGAGTGGGAGCCGGAGGGTGACTATTCCTATCGTCGGCGCGCCGCTGATCTTGCTGCGATCCGCGATCTGGCGGGCGACAGTTTTGCCTTCGTTGGCGCTTCATTGGGCGGCCTTTCGGCGATGGCGGCCGCGTGCCACGGCACTGTGCCAGTGGCGCTGGTGCTGGTTGATGTGGTCGCCCGACTGGCCGAAGAAGGGGTTGATCGCATCGTCGGATTCATGACGGCCAATCCCGATGGCTTTGCTTCGCTGGAAGATGCGGCGGACGCGATTTCGGCATACTATCCTGATCGACCGCGCCCAACGCGGCTCGACGGGCTGCGCAAGAACCTGCGGCGGGGCGATGATGGCCGCTTTCGCTGGCACTGGGACCCCAAATTCTTGACGACCGGGCGCGAACATGGATCGATTCCCGACATGCTGGATGCGGCGGCATGGACCGCCCACATCCCCACATTGCTGGTGCGCGGCATGAAATCGGACATTGTGACGAACGAAGGTGTGGCCGACCTTTCCACCCGCATTGCCCGGCTTGAGGTGGCCGATATCAGTGGGGCAGGGCACATGGTTGCCGGTGACCGGAACGATCAGTTCAACGCCGCGGTCATCGGCTTCCTGGGGCGGGTCATGCCGCCCGGTGCGTAGAATCGGGAAGTTTGCTTGTCCCCGCGCATGGCAACGCCTAGATGGGACAAATGTCTGGTGAAATTCTCGATAACCGTGGTCGCGGCACCGCCGGATGGTCTTGGCCATCCATCCATCCCGAAGGGCGCAAGTTCGCGCTGATTTCTGCGGTTGCCAGTGGCGGCGCGGCATTCATGGCATGGGAAACCATTGCCTGGCCGCTCGCTTTTCTGACGATTGGCATTCTCGCGTTCTTTCGCGATCCGGTGCGGGTAACCCCGCGCGATGACAAGTTCGTGGTGTCGCCCGCCGACGGCCTGATTACGCTGATTCAGAAAGTGCCGCCCCCGCGCGAACTGTGTGCGGAAGATGGCAGTGGCGTTCGCGGGATGAGCGATGCGCCGGTCACGCGCGTATCGGTGTTCATGTCGGTGTTTGACGTTCACATCAATCGCTCGCCGATCGCAGGGACGATCCGCCGCGTGGTCTATATCCCCGGCAAGTTCCTCAATGCCGACCTCGACAAGGCGAGTGAAGAGAACGAGCGTCAGCACTTTCTGGTTGAGCGCCCGGACGGTGTGCAGATCGGCTTTACCCAGATCGCAGGCCTGATTGCACGGCGCATCGTTCCGTTCGTCAAGGGGGGCGATATTGTTGCCGTGGGCCAGCGCGTCGGGCTGATCCGCTTTGGCAGCCGGGTGGATGTCTATCTTCCTGCCGGGACTGAACCCAAAGTGCTTATGGGGCAAAAAGTTGTCGCCGGTGAGACGATTCTTGCAGAGATCGGCGAAGCCCCGATGATCGAAGGTATTGGCCAATGAGCCGGAGCCAGTGACCATGGACACCGGGGATGACGTCTTCAGTGGCGATGATTTCGGTCGCCGCCGCTTGCCTCGCGGGCTGACCTTGCGGGCGCTTGTTCCCAATGCGATCACTTCGGGCGCGCTGTGCTGCGGACTTACCGGCATTCGCTTTGCCATCGGGGGTGATTTCAAGTCTGCGGTCATGGCTGTGATTCTCGCCGGGGTGCTGGATGGCATCGATGGCCGGGTTGCGCGTCTGATGAAGGCGCAATCGCGCTTTGGTGCGGAACTCGACAGCCTGTCCGACGCGATCTCTTTCGGTGTGGCGCCGTCGCTCATTCTGTATCTGTGGGCGTTGCAGGACATGCCGCGCTTTGGTTGGTTTGCTGCGCTGGCGCTGGCCGTGTGCTGTGCGCTGCGTCTTGCCCGGTTCAATGCGCGTATCGACATGGCCGAACAGCCACACAAAAGCGCCGGTTTCTTGACCGGCGTTCCTGCGCCGGTGGGGGCAGGGCTGGCGTTTCTGCCGCTGTATCTGTGGATTGCCAGCGGGCGCGAAGAGTTCCGCGATCCCATTGGCATTGCTGCCTGGACCGCACTTATCGCGTTCCTGATGATATCCAATCTTGCGACGTTAAGCTGGACTTCGTTGAGGCCGCGCCGGGCGATCCGGCTAGAAGTGATTGCCCTGTTTGGGCTGGTGATTGCCGCCCTGCTGACCGAGCCGTGGCTGACGCTTGTCGGGATCTGCGCGGTTTATATGTTGATGGTGCCTGTTGGTATCGTGCGTTACGCCCGTTTCAAGCGGCAGCGCGCAGAACCCGAACGACACGAACCGCTTCCCCGCGCCTGATCGCGCGCCGCATCAGGCGGCGTGTCTGCGGAACACCCCCCACCGGCGTCGAAGGCGCTGGATGCGCGGTGATGTGGAACAGAAATTCACGGTCACGCTGCAACGTGCGGTACTCAGCGATAAGCGCCAAAATCTGCCCGCGTCGTCCCTGCATTGTCACGACAATGGCGCCAATTGCGAAAGTGGCGGCGGCAGCGAAAAGCATGGTGCACAGCAGAGCGAGCATGGGCGCGTTTCCTTGGCTTTTTCCCTTGTGACACGGTTCCTGTTTGACCAGGAAAGGTCTGTGGAAAACTTTCGAGTTGCTGTAATGTTCCTGACGGAGCGAGAACTGATTCGGTTATGGAGCTAATGTTCTCCATTTGTTCCGTTCCGTCAAGCGCAAAAACTGCGCGTATCGGCCTGTTCGCTTGATTTCTTCTGCATCACGCAGACTTTTGCCCAAATCCGGGGTGGCTTTTCTTGTCCTGCTGATCTAAGGGCCGCCCCGCCGAAGGATTTCGCTGGCATGGTGCTGGCGGACGAAATTGGCAATCCACACGGGAAGCACATTCACCGGTGCCAGCAGCAAGTATCCCATTCGGGGCTTGCGCGGTTCCAGCTTCCCGGAGGCAGAAACCGGAAAGGAATTACTTATGGCGGCACCCGTCGTCACGATGCATCAGCTTATCGAAGCAGGCGCGCACTTCGGTCACCAGACCCACCGCTGGAACCCGCGCATGAAGCCGTACATCTTCGGCGCCCGCAACGGCATCCACATCCTCGATCTGTCGCAGACCGTGCCGCTCATGGCGCGTGCGCTTGAGTTCATCTCGGCCACCGTTCAGGCTGGTGGCAAGGTGCTGTTCGTCGGCACCAAGCGTCAGGCGCAGGAACAGATTGCACAGGCTGCGCGCGCGTCGGGCCAGCACTATGTCAACCACCGCTGGCTGGGCGGTATGCTCACCAACTGGAAGACCATTTCGGGTTCGATCAAGCGTTTCAAGGCGCTGGAAGAACAGCTTTCGGGCGACACCGCTGGCCTGACCAAGAAGGAAGTCCTTCAGCTCACCCGCGAACGTGACAAGTTCGAACTGTCGCTTGGCGGCATTCGCGACATGGGCGGTATCCCGGACGTGATGTTCGTGATCGACGCCAACAAGGAAGAACTGGCGATCAAGGAAGCCAACGTCCTGGGTATCCCGGTCGTTGCCATCCTCGACTCGAACGTCTCGCCCGAAGGCATCGCGTTCCCGATCCCGGCGAACGACGACGCCAGCCGTGCAATCCGCCTTTATTGCGAAGCGGTTGCCGCTGCTGCAACCAAGGGTGGCCGTGAAGCTGTGATCGCTTCGGGTGCTGATCTTGGTGCCATGGCTGAACCGCTGGCCGAAGAAGCCGCGGAAGCCTGATCCGGTTTTTCGTGTGACGGCCCGGTCTTTGAACGGGGCCGTCACCGAAATGTCCCGGATATGAATTACGGGCCGCGGCACTTGCTGCGGCCTTCCCCGTTTTCAAGAATAAAGGATCAACGCGATGGCTTATACCGCCGCTGACGTGAAGAACCTGCGCGAGCGCACTGGCGCCGGCATGATGGATTGCAAGAAGGCTCTCGACGAAGCCGGTGGCGATTTCGAAGCCGCGGTTGACGCGCTGCGCGCCAAGGGCCTTGCCGCTGCTGCCAAGAAGTCGAGCCGCACCGCTGCTGAAGGTCTGGTCGGCGTTGCCGTTTCGGGCACCAAGGGCGTTGCCGTCGAAGTAAACTCGGAAACCGACTTCGTTGCGAAGAACGACCAGTTCCAGGACTTCGTGCGCAAGGTTACCGAAGTTGCGCTGACCACCGGCGCTGCCGAAGTCGACGCGCTCAAGGACGCAGCTTATCCCGACGGTGGCACCGTCGCCGAAAAGCTGACCAACAACGTCGCCACCATTGGCGAAAACCAGCAGATTCGCCGCATCAAGCATGTGTCGGTTTCGCAGGGCGTTGTCGTGCCTTACATGCACAATGCCGCTGCCACCAACCTTGGCAAGATCGGCGTTCTGGTTGCTCTGGAATCCGAAGCTGCGGCTGACGTGCTGGAAGCACTGGGCAAGCAGATTTCGATGCACATCGCTGCGGCTTTCCCGCTGGCGCTGACCGTCGATGACCTTGACGCCGAACTGATCGCCCGCGAACGTAAGATCGCGGCTGAAAAGGCTGCTGAAAGCGGCAAGCCCGCTGAAGTGCAGGCCAAGATGGTCGATGGCGCCGTGGCCAAGTATGCCAAGGAAAACGCTCTCCTTTCGCAGATCTTCGTGATGGACAACAAGTCCACCATCCAGCAGGTCGTTGACGCTGCCGGCAAGGAAGCTGGCGCGAAGATCGTGCTGAAGGACTATGTCCGCTTCCAGCTCGGCGAAGGCATCGAGAAGGAAGAAACCGACTTCGCTGCCGAAGTGGCTGCTGCTGCCGGCATCAAGTAAGTCTGCAAACAACGATCCCCGCATGGGCGGCCCGTCACAATCGGGTCTGCCGGTGCGGGGATTGTTGTGTCTTGCGCCCTTGGCACGGCCCCTGACAGGGTTATAAGGGCCGCCAAATCCCCTCCCAAGATACGAGTTTGTCCCGACTATGAGCCAGCCCATCGCAAAGCGCATCCTCCTGAAGCTGTCGGGCGAAGTGCTGATGGGAGAGCAGCAGTTCGGGATCGATACCGATTATGTTGCCCGCCTCGCACGTGAAGTGAAGGATGCGCGCGACAACGGTCTGGAAATCTGCCTGGTGATCGGCGGGGGTAACATCTTTCGCGGCATGGCCGGTGCGGCCAAGGGGATGGACCGCGCGCAGGCTGATTACATGGGCATGCTGGCCACCGTGATGAACGCGCTGGCCATGCAGTCGGCGCTAGAACAGCTTGGCGTCCCAACCCGCGTGCAGTCGGCCATCGAAATGGACAAGGTGTGCGAACCGGTGATCCGTCGCCGCGCAGAACGCCATCTTGAAAAGGGCCGTATCGTTATTTTTGCTGCTGGCGTTGGCGCACCCTATTTCACGACCGATTCCGGCGCAGCATTACGCGCTGCCGAAATGCGCTGCGACGCCCTGTTCAAGGGCACCAGCGTCGATGGGGTCTATAATGCCGACCCGAAAAAAGATCCTTCAGCAAAGCGTTATGATACCGTGGATTACGACACGGTTCTGGCAGACAACCTGAAGGTCATGGATGCCAGCGCGGTGGCGCTGTGCCGTGATAACAATATCCCGATCGTCGTCTTCTCCATCCGCGAACGGGGCAATCTGGCCCGCGTGCTGGCGGGTGAGGGGACGAAGACCACTGTTAAAAAGGAAGCCTGACATGGCCAAGTATGACAAGGCTGATCTCGAACGCCGCATGAAAGGCGCTGTGGAATCGCTCAAGGGCGATCTTTCAGGCCTGCGCACCGGCCGCGCCAACACCGCGCTGCTCGATCCGGTCATGGTCGAGGTTTATGGCAGCCACATGCCGCTGGCGCAGGTTGCCACCGTGTCGGCACCTGAACCGCGTCTGCTTTCGGTGCAGGTATGGGACAAATCGAACATCGGTCCTGTTGAAAAGGCCATCCGTTCGGCAGGTCTTGGCCTGAATCCCATCAACGATGGCAACAACCTGCGTCTGCCGATCCCGGATCTTACCGAGGAACGCCGCAAGGAACTGGCCAAGCTTGCCAGCAAATATGCCGAAAGCGCCCGCATCGCGATCCGCAACGTGCGACGTGATGGCATGGACGCACTGAAGGCTGATGAAAACAAGAAGGAAATCTCGGAGGACGAGCGCAAGCGCGCCGAGACAGACCTGCAGAAGCTGACCGACGATATCGTCAAGCAGGCCGATGAAGCCGCTGCTGCCAAGGAAAAGGAAATCCTCGGCAAGTGAACGCAGTGTCGGCCTCGAATGGTCCGGATGCTGTGGGCGGAACTGCTGCAGGCGGAGTTCGTCACGTTGCCATCATCATGGATGGCAACGGGCGATGGGCGAAAAAGCGTTTCATGCCGCGCGCGTTCGGGCACAAGCGCGGTGTTGATACCGTGCGCGAAGTCGCCCGCGCAGCGCGTAGCATGGGGCTTGAGGCGCTGACGCTCTATGCCTTCTCGTCCGAGAACTGGAAACGGCCAGAGGACGAAATTGCCGATCTGATGGGCCTGTTGCGCACCTTCATTCGCAGCGACCTTGATGAATTCATCGCCAATAATATCCGACTCAAGATCATCGGTGATTATCAGGCGCTTGCGCCCGATATTGTGGAGATGATCGAAGATGCGATGGCCCGCACGGCGGGGAATTCCGCCACCACGCTGGCCATTGCGCTGAATTACGGTTCGCAGCAGGAAATCGCGCGCGCTGCCGCCCGTGCGGCGGCCAAGGGTGCGATCACGGCAGAGGCGATCGAGGCTGAACTGGATACCGCCGATCTGCCGCCGCTTGATCTGCTGATCCGCACGTCGGGCGAAATCCGCTTGTCCAACTTCCTGTTGTGGCAGGCCGCTTATGCTGAAATGTGGTTCACCGATGTGCTGTGGCCCGATTTTACGGCAACTCATCTGAAGGACGCGCTGGACCAGTTCGCATCGCGCGAAAGGCGGTTCGGTGGACGCTGATCCTGCAATTGCGCCGGTCGCGATGCCAGCTCGGAAGAATCCCGACCTGCCGGTTCGGGTGGCTTCCGCAGTGGTCATGCTTGTCATTGCGGGCGCGGCGTTCTGGTTTGGCGGCATCGTGCTGGACCTGTTCGTTGCAGCCGTCGCGTTTGGCGTTTTCGTCGAATACGTGCTGATGGCTGGCAAGCTGGCGGAAAATCCGTCGCGTCTGGCATCGCTGGTCATTTCGGGGGCAATCTACATTGGTTGGGCCGCATTGGCGCTGATCGTCATGCCAGAACCGTTGATGATTGCCGTCATGGGGCTGGTGATCTGCACCGATACCGGGGCCTATTTCACCGGACGCGCGCTCGGTGGGCCAAAGATCGCGCCCCGGATCAGCCCGTCAAAAACATGGGCGGGGCTTGCTGGCGGCATGGCTGCGGCAGGAATCTGGGCAGCCTTCGTAGTGTTCAGCGCAGGCTATCTACTCTCGGCCATCGGACCTACCGGGCCAAGCTTGGCTTCGGCACTGGAAGTGGCAAATGTGGGCATGGCTGCGCTGGCAGGCGCGCTGCTGGCGGTCTTTGCACAGGCGGGTGACTTCTATGAATCCTGGCTCAAGCGCAGGGCGGGAGTGAAAGATTCCTCACGACTGATTCCCGGCCATGGCGGTTTGTTCGATCGCGTCGATGGCCTGCTGCCGGTGGCGATCATTGCCGGAACCGCGTGGGCCGCTTCGCAGGCGGGGCTGTAACGCCATGGCGCGCACCATTTCCGTCCTTGGCGCTACAGGATCGATTGGCGCTTCCACGCTGGATCTGGTGCGGCGCGAACCGTGCCAGTGGCAGGTTGTGGCGCTGACCGCGAATG harbors:
- a CDS encoding HU family DNA-binding protein, with translation MNKNDLIGAVADASGLSKGDATKAVEAVFESISSVLAKGEEVRLVGFGTFSVAKRKASTGRNPRTGEPMSIKASAQPKFKAGKGLKDAVN
- the rlmB gene encoding 23S rRNA (guanosine(2251)-2'-O)-methyltransferase RlmB: MPRHDDQPKGKALRGRAGRMQGGRGSGRGSAGAIRLWGRHAIEAALTNPNRTAKKLWGTREAIQAMLDAHDAELPASLPVEYAQAADLGRLVARDAPHQGLVLDCAPLDDVALDDVLEESDGRTLVVLDSVTDPHNVGAILRSCAAFNVAALVTQDRNAPLESGTLAKSASGALETVPWVRVVNLSRALERMSEAGYWRIGLDGDGKAVFPSAVPAGPVVLVLGAEGEGLRHNVAQHCDSIARLPIASAIESLNVSNAAAIALYAVATRDD
- a CDS encoding alpha/beta fold hydrolase, whose protein sequence is MTTIRIPVQGGLHIIADELGMRGAPTVILGHGGGQTRHSWDRAGHELAAAGYHVINYDLLGHGESEWEPEGDYSYRRRAADLAAIRDLAGDSFAFVGASLGGLSAMAAACHGTVPVALVLVDVVARLAEEGVDRIVGFMTANPDGFASLEDAADAISAYYPDRPRPTRLDGLRKNLRRGDDGRFRWHWDPKFLTTGREHGSIPDMLDAAAWTAHIPTLLVRGMKSDIVTNEGVADLSTRIARLEVADISGAGHMVAGDRNDQFNAAVIGFLGRVMPPGA
- a CDS encoding phosphatidylserine decarboxylase, whose product is MSGEILDNRGRGTAGWSWPSIHPEGRKFALISAVASGGAAFMAWETIAWPLAFLTIGILAFFRDPVRVTPRDDKFVVSPADGLITLIQKVPPPRELCAEDGSGVRGMSDAPVTRVSVFMSVFDVHINRSPIAGTIRRVVYIPGKFLNADLDKASEENERQHFLVERPDGVQIGFTQIAGLIARRIVPFVKGGDIVAVGQRVGLIRFGSRVDVYLPAGTEPKVLMGQKVVAGETILAEIGEAPMIEGIGQ
- a CDS encoding CDP-alcohol phosphatidyltransferase family protein, encoding MDTGDDVFSGDDFGRRRLPRGLTLRALVPNAITSGALCCGLTGIRFAIGGDFKSAVMAVILAGVLDGIDGRVARLMKAQSRFGAELDSLSDAISFGVAPSLILYLWALQDMPRFGWFAALALAVCCALRLARFNARIDMAEQPHKSAGFLTGVPAPVGAGLAFLPLYLWIASGREEFRDPIGIAAWTALIAFLMISNLATLSWTSLRPRRAIRLEVIALFGLVIAALLTEPWLTLVGICAVYMLMVPVGIVRYARFKRQRAEPERHEPLPRA
- the rpsB gene encoding 30S ribosomal protein S2 is translated as MAAPVVTMHQLIEAGAHFGHQTHRWNPRMKPYIFGARNGIHILDLSQTVPLMARALEFISATVQAGGKVLFVGTKRQAQEQIAQAARASGQHYVNHRWLGGMLTNWKTISGSIKRFKALEEQLSGDTAGLTKKEVLQLTRERDKFELSLGGIRDMGGIPDVMFVIDANKEELAIKEANVLGIPVVAILDSNVSPEGIAFPIPANDDASRAIRLYCEAVAAAATKGGREAVIASGADLGAMAEPLAEEAAEA
- the tsf gene encoding translation elongation factor Ts, with amino-acid sequence MAYTAADVKNLRERTGAGMMDCKKALDEAGGDFEAAVDALRAKGLAAAAKKSSRTAAEGLVGVAVSGTKGVAVEVNSETDFVAKNDQFQDFVRKVTEVALTTGAAEVDALKDAAYPDGGTVAEKLTNNVATIGENQQIRRIKHVSVSQGVVVPYMHNAAATNLGKIGVLVALESEAAADVLEALGKQISMHIAAAFPLALTVDDLDAELIARERKIAAEKAAESGKPAEVQAKMVDGAVAKYAKENALLSQIFVMDNKSTIQQVVDAAGKEAGAKIVLKDYVRFQLGEGIEKEETDFAAEVAAAAGIK
- the pyrH gene encoding UMP kinase; the protein is MSQPIAKRILLKLSGEVLMGEQQFGIDTDYVARLAREVKDARDNGLEICLVIGGGNIFRGMAGAAKGMDRAQADYMGMLATVMNALAMQSALEQLGVPTRVQSAIEMDKVCEPVIRRRAERHLEKGRIVIFAAGVGAPYFTTDSGAALRAAEMRCDALFKGTSVDGVYNADPKKDPSAKRYDTVDYDTVLADNLKVMDASAVALCRDNNIPIVVFSIRERGNLARVLAGEGTKTTVKKEA
- the frr gene encoding ribosome recycling factor codes for the protein MAKYDKADLERRMKGAVESLKGDLSGLRTGRANTALLDPVMVEVYGSHMPLAQVATVSAPEPRLLSVQVWDKSNIGPVEKAIRSAGLGLNPINDGNNLRLPIPDLTEERRKELAKLASKYAESARIAIRNVRRDGMDALKADENKKEISEDERKRAETDLQKLTDDIVKQADEAAAAKEKEILGK
- the uppS gene encoding polyprenyl diphosphate synthase; the encoded protein is MSASNGPDAVGGTAAGGVRHVAIIMDGNGRWAKKRFMPRAFGHKRGVDTVREVARAARSMGLEALTLYAFSSENWKRPEDEIADLMGLLRTFIRSDLDEFIANNIRLKIIGDYQALAPDIVEMIEDAMARTAGNSATTLAIALNYGSQQEIARAAARAAAKGAITAEAIEAELDTADLPPLDLLIRTSGEIRLSNFLLWQAAYAEMWFTDVLWPDFTATHLKDALDQFASRERRFGGR
- a CDS encoding phosphatidate cytidylyltransferase, whose product is MPARKNPDLPVRVASAVVMLVIAGAAFWFGGIVLDLFVAAVAFGVFVEYVLMAGKLAENPSRLASLVISGAIYIGWAALALIVMPEPLMIAVMGLVICTDTGAYFTGRALGGPKIAPRISPSKTWAGLAGGMAAAGIWAAFVVFSAGYLLSAIGPTGPSLASALEVANVGMAALAGALLAVFAQAGDFYESWLKRRAGVKDSSRLIPGHGGLFDRVDGLLPVAIIAGTAWAASQAGL